One genomic segment of Erysipelotrichaceae bacterium 66202529 includes these proteins:
- a CDS encoding helix-turn-helix domain-containing protein has translation MSRCSDKILSRLSEKNMSYGELSRRTGIPKSALQRYAVGETEKIPVDRLEQIAYALDTTPAELLEWESDTGNSLYGNHVQNLLYFEKNQELLDLYKEIYDNQTLALLFDKTRDLDPSDLEMVLTIINGIRKERGLD, from the coding sequence ATGTCCAGATGCTCTGATAAAATCCTGTCCAGGCTGAGCGAAAAAAATATGTCCTATGGAGAATTGTCCCGACGTACTGGGATACCGAAATCTGCGCTGCAACGGTATGCTGTGGGTGAAACAGAAAAAATTCCAGTTGACAGGCTGGAACAGATCGCTTATGCGCTTGATACAACACCAGCTGAATTGTTGGAATGGGAGAGTGATACAGGAAACAGCTTGTATGGTAATCACGTTCAGAATTTGCTGTACTTTGAAAAGAATCAGGAGCTGCTGGATTTGTATAAAGAGATTTATGATAACCAGACACTGGCTTTGCTGTTTGATAAAACAAGAGATCTTGATCCCAGTGACCTGGAAATGGTTTTAACGATTATCAACGGCATTCGTAAGGAGCGTGGATTGGATTAA
- a CDS encoding CHAP domain-containing protein has product MTFKKRTSLSTLSDSKWMEWAIHRTGVPMPNCVTYATARISEILNRREYLDDPRINGAQELWTHYSQGFHQSRYAQPGALMIWSYGRYGHVAVCEELIDTDTITWSQSNYGGAMFEYVKGNPNGYKGMQFLGYLIHDELLKNQQTASASPAPAIKPGKKVRIKDTATTYASGERIPSWVKSKSFTVSQVSKNKALLKEILSWVRLTDLQIQKTQSTGLQIGNRVRIKRSATVYASGQHIPSWVKEQTYTIQQIKADRVLLKEIQSWVLLQDIE; this is encoded by the coding sequence ATGACATTTAAAAAGAGAACCAGCCTGTCCACATTATCAGATAGTAAATGGATGGAATGGGCGATACATAGAACCGGAGTACCCATGCCCAACTGTGTAACCTATGCTACAGCCAGAATCAGTGAAATCCTGAATCGAAGGGAATATCTGGATGACCCCCGCATCAATGGGGCACAGGAGTTGTGGACACATTACTCACAGGGCTTTCACCAATCCAGATATGCACAGCCTGGAGCACTCATGATATGGAGCTATGGCAGATATGGTCATGTAGCTGTTTGTGAAGAGCTGATTGATACGGACACAATAACGTGGAGTCAGTCAAATTATGGAGGAGCAATGTTTGAATACGTAAAGGGGAATCCAAACGGATACAAAGGAATGCAGTTTCTGGGGTATCTCATCCATGATGAGCTGTTAAAAAATCAGCAAACCGCATCAGCTTCACCCGCACCTGCAATCAAGCCAGGGAAAAAAGTAAGAATAAAGGATACCGCTACAACGTATGCAAGCGGGGAGCGTATTCCGTCATGGGTAAAGAGCAAATCCTTCACCGTTTCACAGGTCAGTAAAAACAAAGCCTTATTAAAAGAAATCTTATCTTGGGTTAGACTAACGGATTTACAAATTCAGAAGACACAAAGCACAGGACTGCAGATTGGAAACAGGGTTCGTATCAAAAGGTCTGCCACTGTCTATGCGAGCGGACAGCATATTCCCAGCTGGGTCAAGGAGCAGACCTACACGATCCAACAAATCAAAGCTGACCGTGTACTCCTGAAGGAAATTCAAAGCTGGGTACTTTTACAGGATATTGAGTAG
- the glgP gene encoding glycogen/starch/alpha-glucan family phosphorylase, with amino-acid sequence MANEFKNKNEFKEEFQRRIIERYGRSFEQAHITEKYMILGEMVRDYASIHWNASKNVVAEKQEKQMYYFSMEFLMGRLLTNNLMNLGIYDIAKDGLAELGLDINELEDLESDAGLGNGGLGRLAACFLDSLASLNLAGHGNCIRYEYGLFKQKIVNNEQVEVPDQWLSLGNVWEVRKPKHAVNVNFGGHVDMWMGEDGKAIVNHVPSLIVRAVPYDMPIVGQNTNLTNTLRLWSAEVADDACDASSLNEYVNEVREICRNVYPDDSTEHGKILRLKQQYFFVAAGLNNIIESHMSTYHTLDNFAEKVAIQLNDTHPVLCIPELMRILMDDYKYDWDQAWNITKNTMAYTNHTVLSEALEKWPIQYVKDLLPRVFMIIEEIDRHFKYEVSHDMGRSDLMNECCVLKDGQVHMANLAIIGSHSVNGVAALHTKILKEDVMKNFNDIYPNKFNNKTNGITHRRWLLYSNPQLSRLLEKTIGPDFKTNPERLQDLMKYVDDKDLQKEFMDVKMERKKILAAYIKETLHIDVDVNSIFDVQAKRLHAYKRQLLNVMNIIDLYFRMKQDPSFRIYPRTFIFAAKAAPSYTFAKEVIKLIHCVADKINNDSDVSPYMKVVFIPNYGVSIAEILMNAADVSEQISTAGKEASGTGNMKFMMNGAITLGTMDGANVEIVEKVGYDHAEIFGLRADDVALVKHENTYDVWRKYNDNPNIQKVVNSFVDSTFSNDPKDFKQIYNELMFKNDEYLLLADFEAYSHAQKNIEERYRNKEAWAKTCLINIAQSGYFSSDRTIKQYAEEIWNIEPVQM; translated from the coding sequence ATGGCTAACGAATTTAAGAATAAAAATGAGTTCAAAGAGGAGTTTCAAAGAAGAATTATTGAGCGCTACGGCCGTTCATTTGAACAGGCCCACATCACTGAAAAATATATGATCCTGGGAGAAATGGTTCGTGATTATGCAAGCATTCACTGGAATGCCAGTAAGAATGTGGTCGCTGAAAAGCAGGAAAAGCAGATGTACTATTTTTCCATGGAATTTCTTATGGGGAGATTGCTTACAAATAATCTGATGAATCTGGGTATCTACGATATCGCAAAAGATGGTCTGGCAGAGCTTGGTCTTGATATCAATGAGTTGGAGGATTTGGAAAGCGATGCAGGCTTAGGTAACGGCGGTCTAGGACGTCTTGCGGCATGCTTCCTGGATTCTCTTGCCAGTCTGAATCTGGCGGGGCATGGAAACTGTATCCGTTATGAATATGGTCTGTTCAAACAGAAAATCGTAAACAACGAACAGGTGGAGGTACCTGACCAGTGGCTGTCCTTAGGCAATGTCTGGGAAGTGCGGAAACCGAAACATGCTGTCAACGTCAACTTTGGCGGACACGTAGACATGTGGATGGGAGAAGACGGGAAAGCAATCGTGAATCATGTACCTTCCCTAATTGTACGAGCTGTGCCTTATGATATGCCAATCGTCGGACAGAACACCAATTTGACCAATACACTGCGACTGTGGAGTGCAGAGGTTGCGGATGATGCCTGTGATGCAAGCAGTCTGAATGAATATGTAAATGAGGTACGTGAAATCTGCCGCAATGTTTATCCGGATGATTCCACTGAGCATGGTAAGATTTTGCGTCTGAAGCAGCAGTATTTCTTCGTTGCTGCAGGGCTGAATAATATTATTGAATCCCATATGTCCACCTATCACACACTGGACAACTTTGCAGAAAAGGTTGCGATTCAGTTGAATGATACCCATCCGGTATTGTGTATTCCGGAGCTTATGCGTATTCTGATGGATGATTACAAGTATGACTGGGATCAGGCATGGAATATCACGAAAAACACAATGGCATATACAAACCATACAGTATTGAGCGAAGCTCTGGAAAAATGGCCGATACAGTATGTAAAAGATCTGCTGCCACGTGTGTTCATGATTATTGAAGAAATCGACCGGCACTTTAAATATGAAGTAAGCCACGATATGGGTAGATCCGATTTGATGAACGAGTGCTGTGTTTTGAAGGACGGACAGGTGCATATGGCAAATCTTGCTATCATCGGTTCTCACAGCGTGAACGGTGTAGCTGCACTGCACACAAAGATTTTAAAAGAGGATGTTATGAAAAATTTCAACGACATCTATCCAAATAAGTTCAATAACAAGACAAACGGTATTACACACAGAAGATGGCTGTTATATTCCAATCCTCAGCTGAGCAGGCTGCTGGAAAAGACTATTGGCCCGGATTTCAAAACAAATCCGGAACGTCTGCAGGATCTGATGAAGTATGTGGATGATAAAGATCTGCAAAAGGAATTTATGGATGTAAAGATGGAGCGTAAAAAAATCCTAGCGGCTTATATCAAGGAAACACTGCATATTGATGTGGATGTCAATTCCATCTTTGATGTACAGGCAAAGCGTCTGCATGCATACAAGCGTCAGCTCTTAAATGTCATGAACATCATTGACCTGTATTTTCGCATGAAGCAGGACCCATCCTTCCGCATTTATCCAAGAACCTTTATCTTTGCGGCGAAGGCAGCGCCAAGCTATACGTTCGCTAAAGAGGTTATCAAGCTGATTCACTGTGTGGCAGATAAGATCAACAATGATTCTGATGTATCTCCATATATGAAGGTTGTCTTTATTCCAAATTACGGTGTAAGCATTGCGGAAATCCTGATGAATGCAGCCGATGTATCAGAACAAATTTCCACAGCAGGAAAAGAAGCAAGCGGTACCGGAAATATGAAATTCATGATGAACGGGGCAATCACCCTGGGAACCATGGATGGTGCCAATGTGGAAATCGTTGAGAAGGTCGGATATGACCATGCGGAGATTTTTGGTCTCCGTGCGGATGATGTTGCGCTTGTCAAGCATGAAAATACGTATGACGTATGGCGAAAATACAACGATAACCCGAACATTCAGAAGGTGGTAAACAGCTTCGTGGATTCTACGTTCTCCAACGATCCAAAGGATTTTAAACAGATTTACAATGAACTGATGTTCAAGAATGATGAATATCTGCTGCTGGCTGATTTTGAAGCATATTCCCATGCACAGAAAAATATCGAGGAACGCTATCGCAATAAGGAAGCGTGGGCAAAAACCTGCCTGATCAATATTGCGCAGTCAGGATATTTCTCAAGTGATCGTACAATTAAGCAGTATGCAGAGGAAATCTGGAATATTGAACCTGTTCAAATGTAA
- a CDS encoding amidohydrolase produces MKEQLQQYLQEHLEEYKYLVNDLYEHPEIGNQEFRSMAVLCKHLRREGFEVTEEYVVPTGFLAVWSSGKPGPVIAYMCEYDALPEVGHGCGHNLIAGMSIGAGCALKSILSEIGGEVRIIGTPAEENFGGKVSMAAAHVFDDVDAALMLHPDTKNSLGGRTLAIYPLRFEFFGQNAHACTPQNGKSALDAAVMSYMSINLLRQFAEPNTFIHGVIAHGGEAANVIPAYASLEYYFRGETMEYVKELCEKAKQCVEGACTMCGCTSRITTYECPYDDCVINYTLADMLKDEFHELGYDWEGVDETPQGSSDVGSVSYCCPTLQGYIKIADSSVNGHSRELAAATISPQGTQALLDGALALADIGRRLITEPETLQKAWQEMDKLRK; encoded by the coding sequence ATGAAGGAACAGCTACAGCAGTATCTTCAGGAGCATCTGGAGGAATACAAATATCTGGTAAATGATTTATATGAACATCCGGAAATAGGAAACCAGGAGTTTCGTTCAATGGCAGTCCTGTGTAAGCACCTGCGCAGAGAAGGCTTTGAGGTTACGGAGGAGTATGTGGTACCGACAGGCTTTCTGGCAGTGTGGAGCAGTGGAAAACCTGGCCCTGTCATAGCGTATATGTGCGAATATGATGCACTGCCGGAGGTAGGACATGGCTGTGGACATAATCTGATCGCAGGAATGTCTATCGGAGCGGGCTGTGCTTTGAAAAGCATTCTGTCAGAAATTGGCGGAGAGGTGCGGATCATAGGAACACCGGCAGAAGAAAATTTCGGTGGAAAGGTATCGATGGCAGCCGCACATGTATTTGATGATGTGGATGCGGCATTGATGCTGCACCCGGATACGAAGAACTCACTGGGTGGAAGAACGTTGGCAATATATCCGCTCCGCTTTGAATTTTTTGGTCAGAATGCCCACGCCTGCACACCGCAAAATGGAAAAAGTGCACTGGATGCAGCGGTTATGAGTTACATGTCTATCAATTTACTGCGTCAGTTTGCAGAACCCAACACATTCATTCATGGTGTTATTGCACATGGCGGGGAAGCAGCCAATGTCATACCGGCATATGCAAGTCTGGAGTACTATTTCCGTGGAGAAACAATGGAGTATGTAAAAGAGCTGTGTGAAAAAGCAAAGCAATGCGTGGAGGGAGCCTGTACCATGTGCGGGTGTACCAGCCGTATTACCACCTATGAATGCCCTTATGATGATTGTGTCATCAACTATACACTCGCTGATATGCTGAAGGATGAATTTCATGAGCTTGGCTATGATTGGGAAGGGGTTGATGAAACGCCGCAGGGAAGCAGTGATGTTGGAAGTGTAAGCTATTGCTGCCCGACGCTGCAGGGGTATATCAAAATAGCAGACAGCAGTGTAAACGGACATTCCCGTGAGCTTGCTGCCGCGACGATTTCACCACAGGGAACACAGGCATTACTGGATGGTGCTCTCGCACTTGCTGATATCGGCAGACGCCTGATTACAGAGCCGGAAACCTTACAAAAGGCATGGCAGGAAATGGATAAACTTAGGAAATGA
- the pulA gene encoding type I pullulanase, producing the protein MRQEKYYEAYLDDYDKVIVFMSRNSYEGVSNKFYLKDDQGHLFDLHIQSIETTQNNYNKYTLALYEPIEIGVEYQVMHQHARGVVLEYSGIVKTERFDEQFFYDGNDLGYTYDRDQTAFALWAPTASRVKLEICKNNRLYTYEMKRTEKGVFRYTILENLENATYVYLVRVNGVWRESLDPYGTASIENSRRSAVVDLDKIRVRDVPLPKMNSACDAIIYEMSVRDFTMQKGIGITMPGKFRGFAEENETTKQMCTGFSYLKTLGVTHVQLMPVTDFGSVDENYPLMHYNWGYDPVQYRVLEGSFCTEPANPYGRMFGMTKLVEDCHKQGMRVNLDVVFNHVYDKENHAFENTVPNYYFQMNENGDFSNGTYCGNDVDSSRKMCHKYIVDACTFLVRTYHIDGFRFDLMGILDVATINAVYEACTALNPDFMVYGEGWDMPSFLDSNKRASISNNAQMPYIGHFSDRFRDVVKGRTNTNEVNVKGYCTGAVYLIDIMKNCLSGSCTNIGMEPMFMHPRNAVNYVECHDNMTSWDKLKECCKEDSKEVRIQRAKMLMAAVLLAQGIPFIHSGQEFARSKHGLPNTYEESDEINKLDYMRRNQYQEIVNITKDLIRIRKEHAVLRYCMKEDVEQHVSFADIAQKVLLYKIRDEHDDMVIIFNPTGEHFSYEFEEAYPLIYYNGASEDILIKKVNIEPYSTIIFSRNDFLKPEGTVF; encoded by the coding sequence ATGCGACAGGAGAAATACTACGAGGCGTATCTGGATGATTACGATAAGGTGATCGTGTTTATGTCCAGGAATAGCTATGAGGGAGTCAGTAATAAATTCTATTTGAAGGATGATCAGGGACATTTGTTTGATCTTCACATTCAGTCTATAGAAACTACACAGAATAACTACAATAAATATACATTAGCCTTATATGAACCAATTGAAATCGGTGTTGAATACCAGGTTATGCACCAGCATGCCCGTGGTGTTGTGCTGGAATACAGCGGGATTGTCAAGACGGAGCGTTTTGATGAGCAGTTTTTTTATGACGGCAATGATCTGGGATACACATATGACAGGGATCAGACCGCTTTTGCCTTATGGGCACCGACAGCGAGCAGAGTCAAGCTGGAAATCTGTAAAAATAACCGTCTGTACACCTATGAAATGAAGCGTACGGAAAAAGGCGTATTCCGGTATACGATACTGGAAAACCTGGAAAATGCCACCTATGTATATCTGGTACGCGTTAATGGAGTCTGGCGGGAAAGTCTGGATCCGTATGGAACGGCGTCTATAGAAAATTCACGCAGAAGCGCAGTTGTTGATCTGGATAAAATCAGGGTACGGGATGTTCCGCTGCCTAAAATGAACAGTGCCTGCGATGCGATTATTTATGAAATGAGCGTACGTGATTTTACCATGCAGAAAGGCATCGGCATCACCATGCCTGGAAAATTCCGCGGGTTTGCGGAAGAAAATGAAACAACCAAACAGATGTGCACAGGATTTTCCTATCTGAAAACCTTGGGAGTAACACATGTGCAACTCATGCCAGTCACAGATTTCGGTTCAGTTGACGAAAATTATCCGCTGATGCATTACAATTGGGGCTATGATCCGGTGCAATACCGGGTATTGGAGGGCAGCTTCTGTACAGAGCCAGCTAACCCATACGGGCGGATGTTCGGCATGACAAAGCTGGTGGAGGACTGCCATAAGCAGGGAATGCGTGTAAATCTGGATGTTGTCTTTAATCATGTATATGACAAAGAAAACCATGCATTTGAGAATACTGTGCCAAACTATTACTTTCAGATGAATGAGAATGGAGATTTTTCAAATGGAACCTATTGCGGAAATGATGTGGATTCCAGCAGGAAAATGTGCCACAAATATATTGTTGATGCCTGTACCTTTCTGGTGCGTACCTACCATATTGACGGCTTCCGCTTTGATCTGATGGGAATACTGGATGTTGCTACGATCAATGCGGTATATGAAGCGTGTACAGCTTTGAATCCGGATTTCATGGTATATGGCGAGGGCTGGGATATGCCGAGCTTTTTGGATTCCAACAAACGTGCCAGCATATCCAACAACGCACAGATGCCGTATATCGGACATTTTTCCGACCGCTTTCGAGATGTTGTCAAGGGACGTACGAATACCAATGAGGTCAATGTCAAGGGATACTGTACAGGCGCTGTTTATCTGATTGATATCATGAAGAACTGTCTGAGTGGAAGCTGTACGAATATCGGTATGGAGCCGATGTTTATGCATCCAAGAAATGCAGTCAATTATGTGGAGTGTCATGATAATATGACCTCCTGGGACAAGCTCAAGGAATGCTGTAAGGAAGACAGCAAGGAGGTACGGATTCAGCGTGCCAAAATGCTGATGGCAGCGGTACTGCTTGCACAGGGAATCCCGTTTATTCACTCTGGACAGGAATTTGCACGCAGTAAACACGGTCTTCCCAATACCTATGAAGAAAGCGATGAAATCAATAAGCTGGATTATATGCGCAGAAACCAGTATCAGGAAATCGTAAATATTACTAAGGACTTGATTCGTATCCGGAAAGAGCATGCCGTTTTGCGGTATTGTATGAAGGAGGATGTGGAGCAGCATGTTTCCTTTGCGGATATCGCACAGAAGGTACTGCTGTATAAAATCCGGGATGAGCACGATGATATGGTGATTATTTTCAATCCGACAGGAGAGCATTTCTCATATGAATTTGAGGAAGCATATCCCCTGATTTATTATAATGGGGCATCAGAGGATATTCTGATAAAAAAGGTCAATATAGAACCCTACAGTACGATTATCTTCAGCCGTAATGATTTTCTGAAGCCTGAGGGAACAGTATTCTAA